AATATTCATCATATTTTTCTTTAAGAGGTTTATAATATAAAAAGCCTTCATTTATATCTAATGCTCTTAAAACATTTAAATTATTTTGATTTAAAATATCAGCAAATAAAAAAATATTAAAAATAAAAATAAATAAAAATTTTTTCATATATTAAATAACCTTCTTGCATTTTTTGTTGTAATCTCTTCTACATCTTCTTTTGATACATCCCAAAGCTCAGCAATCTTATCTCTTACTAATATTGTGTAATATGGCTCATTCTTTTTACCTCTATATGGATGTGGTGTCAAATATGGTGAATCAGTTTCTATTATTACCTTATCTTTTGGAATTTCAGGAAATACTTCTACTAATTTTCTTGCATTTTTAAAAGTAATAACACCACCTATTCCATAATAAAATCTATCACTAAAATCCAACAATTGATGTGCTGCATTAAAACAATGAAAAACACCTCTAATCTCTGGATGAGATTTTATAATCTCATAACTATCTGCTGTTGCTTCTCTTATATGGACTATAATAGGTTTATTAAA
This Caminibacter mediatlanticus TB-2 DNA region includes the following protein-coding sequences:
- a CDS encoding TatD family hydrolase, whose amino-acid sequence is MIIDTHTHLDNQKFIDDIDEVIKRAKEVGVEKFIIPAADPSDLNRAIKLSEKYNNIYFAVGVHPVDIEKYDDKLLLDYITHPKCVAVGEIGLDYHWVKDKDKQKKQIELFHRQINIAKEFNKPIIVHIREATADSYEIIKSHPEIRGVFHCFNAAHQLLDFSDRFYYGIGGVITFKNARKLVEVFPEIPKDKVIIETDSPYLTPHPYRGKKNEPYYTILVRDKIAELWDVSKEDVEEITTKNARRLFNI